The DNA window TGGGAAGAGGTGAAAGGTAGGGTCAGAGGTCACCTGGAACTAATGGTTGAGGTCCTCTGAAGTGGCAGAAAGTGTCTGTGGGTATTTAGAGTACGACCAAGGAGAGAGCACTGGGCATCCGTGGGTCATTCAGAAGTCAGGGAGGGGCTGTGTATCGTCTGTAATCAATAACAGGTGTAGGCATAGGGGTTCCCATAGGGGGCAGCGAGTAGGAGATCGGGGTACCCTGTAAGAAAGAGCAGATTGAGGCTTGAGGCTGAGGATTCTCTGGAAATAAGTGTTCAGGAAGTAGGGGTTCCCTGTGGTCACCGCAGGTGGGGCGGGCTTCTCTAAGTAGCAGACGGCAGAGGCTGGGGGTGAGCTGCAAATACTGTGGCTAGGACATGGTGGCCTTCAGAAAGAGAGGTGTAGGTAGTGCCAGGGGGGTCTCCAAACAGAAGGGGCAGTAAGTGTAGGCTGTGCTCTACATTGGAGCGGGGTAGGAGGTTGGCGCAGGGAAAGAGCAGCCAGATAAGCCAGGGGTTAGCTCCCGGCTGAAGGGGCTTTTTGGTCCCCTAGACTCTAGGCTCTAGGCTAGGGCCTAGAGGGTAGGAGCAGACTAGACTCCCGACCCTCGTGCAGGTGGCATCCTTCTAACGCCTGGAGCCGGGATCAACAGGTTGGGGGTGCCCGGAGCTCGTTCGTCAATCAGCGTGGCGTTCGGCTGTGTCCGTCAGCGAGCGCTTCCGGGGTTGTAGTCAGCCTCGAGGAGCTCTGCGTCACTGGGGGTCCCTAGAGGGCTGTGGAGTGCGTCCCTCTCTAAAGACCCTGGCTGCTGACTGTCTACGGTGGAACTTGTCCTTTTTGGCACTGGCGGCTTCCAGACGTTTCTGGCCAGTATTCTTCATGAGTTATGGGCTGTGCCCAGCAGCTTGTAGTCCTGAACATCTGCCGAAGAAAAGAAGTACTGGCACTCAGAGGCCCTTGGTTGGAGTAGTACTGTTCAAAGGCCATTAACCGAAGTTCTCCGAAGGCCCTTGGCTGGTGGTTCTTGGAGGCCACTGAGTGGAGATGTGCTCCTTGGAGGTCATTGACTGGTGGGCATCCTAGATCCTTGGACAGGAGGTACTCACAGCCCCTTGGTTGATGCGCTTCATTGGCAGGTGCTCCTAGAAGCCAACAACTGCCATAGTCCTCCATAGAGATCGTTTAATAAAGTTGTAACCCTTTGGGGTTTGATGCTCTTGGCTGTTGCGTTCCAGTGCTGAAGCATTTGTTGCATTGACGGTCCACTGAGGTGTTGACTGGAGAGGTGCTTCCTCAGAGGTCATTGGTCGGAGGGGCGCTCACCGGAGGTCCTGAGCTGAAGTGGTGCATCTAGTGGGTGAGTCTTTGCACAGATAGGGGTTCCTCTACCCCCTTGAGAACATTTCACCATTACTTCCAAAAGTGAAGACAACTTCCTCACCCTGGCGGCCACCAAACTGAGCCGCAAGAAACGGGTGATTGGGGCGGCCATCGGCGTGGCCATGGTGCTGGTATTGCTTATTGCCATTCCGCTGCTGGTCCACAGCTCAAAGACCACGAATCATTATGAGATGTTGGGCAGCTGCAGGATGGTTTGCGACCCCTTCACTCCCCAAACCTCAGGGGAGTCCAGCCAGGAGCTGGCCCTGGCCTCACCACCCACTTACCTACAGGGGGGCCACAGCAAAAAGGGCAAGCTGGGCACAAGGGGACTTCCGGGGCCACCGGGCCCTCCTGGACCGAGAGGCCCTCCCGGGGAGCCAGGAAGGCCCGGGCCACCAGGGCCTCCAGGACCAGGtccagggggctacatgccctcctaCTACAGCCCTAAGATCGCCTTCTATGCCGGCCTCAAGAAACCTCACGAGGGCTACGAGGTGCTCCGCTTCGATGATGTGGTGACCAACGTGGGCAACTACTACGAGCCCTCCACGGGCAAGTTCACCTGCCCCCTCCCGGGTATCTACTTCTTCACCTACCACGTGCTGATGAGGGGGGGCGATGGCACCAGCATGTGGGCAGATCTAATGAAGAACACACAGGTAAGAGGGACACTGTGCCTAACAAAGGTCTGACTGCTGCCTCTACTATTGCTTCATCACTGCACTTACGATTGCCTCATCTCTGCCCCTACTGCCACCACTGCCTCAGCACTGTCCCACTGCTGTCTCATTATTGCTCTACTACTGCCTCATCACTGCTCATTACTGTCTCATGACTGCTCACTAGTGTCTCATCACTGCTCACTTTTGCCTCATCACTGCTCACTGTTGCCTTTTCAGTGCTTAATAGTGCCCTATCACTGCTCACTACTGCCTTTTCAGTGCTTAATAGTGCCCTATCACTGCTCACTATTGCCCCATCACTGCTCACTATTGCCTTTTCAGTGCTTAATAGTGCCATATCACTGCTCACCAGTGTCTCATCATTGCTCACTAGTGCCTCATGACTGCTCACTGCTGTCTCATCACTGCTCACTACTGCCTCTTCACTGCTCATTAGAGTCTCATCACCGCTCACTAGTGTCTTATGACTGCTCACTAGTGCCTCATCAATGGTCCACTACTGCCTCATCACTGCATCATCACTGCTCACTAGTGTCTTATTACTTCTCACTTGTGCCTCATCACTACTCACTTGTGCCTCATTAGTGCTCACCAATGTCTCATCACTGCTCACCAGTGTCTCATGACTGATCACTACTGTCTCATCATTGCTCACTACGGCTTAATGACTGCTTACTGCTCTCTCATCACTGCTCAATAGTGCCTCATGACTGCTCACTTGTGTCTCATCACTGCTCACTAGTGTCTCATCACTGTTCACTAGCGTCCCATCACTGCTCACTATTGTCTCATTACTGCTCACTAGCGTCTCATCACTGCTCACTACTGCCTCCTCACTGCTCACTAGTGCCTCATCACAGCTCACTACTGCCTTTTCGGTGCTTACTAGTGCCCCATCACTGCCCACCAGTGTCTCATCATTGCTCACTAGTGCCTCATGACTGCTCACTGCTCATCACTGCTCACTACTGCCTCTTCACTGCTCACTAGTGTCTCATCACTGCTCACTAGTGTCTTATGACTGCTCACTAGTGCCTCATCAGTGGCCCACTACTGTCTCATCACTGCATCATCACTGCTCACTAGTGTTTTATAACTGCTCACTTGTGCCTCATCACTACTCACTTGTGCCTCATTAGTGCTCACTAATGTCTCATCACTGCTCACCTGTGTCTCATGACTGATCACTACTGTCTCATCACTGCTCACTAGTGCCTAATGACTGCTTACTACTCTCTCATGACTTCTCAATAGTGCCTCATGACTTCTCACTTGTGTCTCATCACTGCTCACTAGTGTCTCATCACTGTTCACTAGTGTCTCATTTACTGCTCACTAACGTCTCGTAAATGCTCACTACTGCCACCTCACTGCTCGCTAGCTTCTCATCACTGCTCACTAGTGCCTCATCACTGCTCACTCCTGCCTCCTCACTAGTTTCTAATCACTGGTCACTAGTGTCTTTGCTGCTCACTAGTGTCTCATCATTGTTTACCAGTGTCTTATAACTGCTCACTTGTGCCTCATCACTGCTCACTTGTGCCTCATCACTGCTCACTAATTTCTCATCACTGCTGACTAGTCTTATCACTGCTCACCAATACTTCATGCCAGCTCACTACTGCGTCATCACTGCCCACTAGTGTCTCATCACTGCTCATTAGCGTCTCATTATTGGTCACTAGCATCTCATCACTACTGCCTCCTCACTGCTCActagtgtcccatcactgctcacTAGCATCTCATCACTGCTCACTACTGCCTCCTCACTCCTCACTAGTTTCTCATCACTGCTCGCCAGTGCCTCACCACTGCTCACTAGTGGCTCATCACTGCTCATTAGTTTCTCATCACTGCTCACTAGTGCTTCATCACTGCTCACAAGTTTCTCATCACTGCTCGCCAGTGCCTCACCACTGCTCACGTGTGCCTCATTACTGGTCACTAATTTTTCATCACTGCTCACTATGGTCTCATCACTGCTCACTAGTGCCCCATTACTGCTCACTGGTGTCTCATTACTGCTCACTAGGGCCTACTCACTGCTTACTAGTTTCTCATCATTGCTCACTAGCGCCTCATCACTGCTCACTACTGCCTCCTCACTGCTCAATGGTTTCTCATCACTGCTCACTAGTGCCTCGCCACTGCTCACTACTGCCACCATCCCTACCCGAGTAAAACTGCATCATCACTGTTCCTCCCCCCGGTTCATTCTTGCAAGTACTTCTACTATTGCTCCATAACTGCACCAACTCTAGCGCTACTAATGTGCCCGTCAATTACCCTACATCTACCGTCTCTACTGCCATCGTCACTGCCCCTACTAATACTGCCCCGTTACTGCCACAACGTCTGCCGCTACTAATGACCCATCAGTGCTCCTACTACCACTGTGCCCGCCCCTTACCCTATCTGTAACATAAGTACTGCCGCCAGGTCTGACCAAAGTGGCAACTCCAAGGTCGGGATCGTGGTGCGGGCACCCCAGAGCATGTGTAAAAGCCGTTCAAAGAGGCGCCGATGCTGTGCACTACAGAGCAGCCGCGCAGACCACTCGCTGCACTAGAGGACACTGACCTTCGACCTTTACAGGTGTGTAAGATTCTTCAATGAGTTGTGATCTGAGGAGCCAATCCTCAGTCCAAGAATGTTTACACTAGTCCAGTAGCTTTATTCAGCTTCTTTTTCATAACTAAGCATCCAACACTGAGGGGCAGCCTGGTTTACTCAGCACTCAGCCCCAGGACGAAGGGGGGATCTCAGTCAAAGCATCTCGTTATGACTGGGCCATGCCTGGCCGTTGTAATGCCAAGATAGTCCCTAGGCTTTCATGATGTACCTGTACACTAGTGAAACATTCACTCGTCGTGGCTTCCATCCCGCATTGCTATCTCAGGGCTGAGATCTCCTAAGAGCTCTGAAAGTGCACCTCCGGCCTGACCTCCCCTGTACCGCTGTACATGCACTGATAAATCCACAGAACTCTTGCAAAGCACCTCCAGCCTGACCTCCCCTGTACCGCTGTACATGCACTGATAGATCCACAGAACTCTTGCAAAGCACCTCCAGCCTGACCTCCCCTGTACCGCTGCACATGCACTGATAGATCCACAGAACTCTTGCAAAGCACCTCCAGCCTGACCTCCCCTGTACCGCTGCACATGCACCGATCCACAGAACTCTTGCAAAGCACCTCCAGCCTGACCTCCCCTGTACCGCTGCACATGCACCGATCCACAGAACTCTTGCAAAGCACCTCTAGTCTGGCATTCCCTCTGCACTGAACTTTAGGTAAAACACCCACTGCACACTAATAATTCACCATGGTGTGCCCTGCTAGCCCAGCATGGAGACTTCTGCAGA is part of the Pleurodeles waltl isolate 20211129_DDA chromosome 4_2, aPleWal1.hap1.20221129, whole genome shotgun sequence genome and encodes:
- the C1QL4 gene encoding complement C1q-like protein 4, with product MVLVLLIAIPLLVHSSKTTNHYEMLGSCRMVCDPFTPQTSGESSQELALASPPTYLQGGHSKKGKLGTRGLPGPPGPPGPRGPPGEPGRPGPPGPPGPGPGGYMPSYYSPKIAFYAGLKKPHEGYEVLRFDDVVTNVGNYYEPSTGKFTCPLPGIYFFTYHVLMRGGDGTSMWADLMKNTQVRASAIAQDADQNYDYASNSVILHLDVGDEVCIKLDGGKVHGGNTNKYSTFSGFIIYPD